The Pedobacter ginsengisoli region GGCTATTTACGCTCAATTATTATTCTTACTTTAGTAGAGATAACATCCTAAATCATTATGAATAAGGAAATACAAGAATATAATGAGTCGCAGTCAGCAACGGATCAGGAGATTTGCAACTTGTTGTTTTACGAAATTAGCCGTAACCTAACAGAGGCCGAAAATAGGATTTGGCATGCGCACCCTGTTTGGTTTTTAGAGGGAAATCCAATTGTTGGCTATAGCAAACTTAAAGCTGGCATCCGTTTAATGTTTTGGAGTGGTGCTGATTTTAATGAATCGGACCTAAAGATAAATACCGGCAAGTTTAAAGATGCATCAATTACTTATACTGCAATTGAACAGATTAATCCGGATGATCTGTCTCGTTGGATTGAAAAATCGAGAACAATACAGTGGGACTATAAAAATATTGTGAAGAGAAAAGGGCTCTTATTACGGTTATAAATCAACACTGGCCCAATAAATTGGGCCAGTGTTGATTTATAAATTAATAGTTCAGGATATTAATTATACCCCTCGTTTTGCTTTAATTGTTTGTTTCT contains the following coding sequences:
- a CDS encoding DUF1801 domain-containing protein, with amino-acid sequence MNKEIQEYNESQSATDQEICNLLFYEISRNLTEAENRIWHAHPVWFLEGNPIVGYSKLKAGIRLMFWSGADFNESDLKINTGKFKDASITYTAIEQINPDDLSRWIEKSRTIQWDYKNIVKRKGLLLRL